One Campylobacter concisus ATCC 51562 DNA window includes the following coding sequences:
- a CDS encoding NADH-quinone oxidoreductase subunit G — protein sequence MKISINDQILEADEGESILSIARANGIYIPALCYLSGCSPTLACRLCMAEANGKVVYSCNAKAKEDMQIYTNTPEIAAERNAIMQTYCVNHPIQCGVCDKSGECELQNLTTHLKVNEQKFAIVDTHKPHKKWGLINYDPALCIVCERCVTVCKDRIGESALKTVPRGVEVPKELKESMPKDAYAVFSKMQKSLIGPSVGESLDCSFCGECISVCPTGALISSHFQYSTNIWELNPVSAANPHQSDCELIYYDIKEKSTSDRSKQIYRVSNDFTFGEISGAARFGYDFHNELACKNEEKFEEIVLNIKNGAIKNIKFNSFITNEEALILERLREKFDLNLINNEALNYQKFLNKFSEFSGLSSYNADYEDIKNSDFIISAGSFLRHESPVTSFKLNNALKMNKAAGIYFHHITDEVVKKYSKNFIYVAHEAGKLEQIVLFILKNWGENLPSALTSKLENFDENFDLDVPALSDGKSKFTLILGSDFYTDENANLLAALTGVIARATPFRVMLIPPRTNSLGVAKICTLASEKKPGKTLGYNENGNYKFSIFEGDIDASALNQQEGTFTSINNALVPTNVAIPHKGYFLNDIANALGLMAKNTIDYTPNLPKEKGYKGIKFDDLENFYANDGTSHIGYKLEISNFTPKEDIESLFKEKNEPNLKDGEALVSLANPINLPSFFANYATQTAKRAKLYASSEFMAKFEISQNEAIILEKDGHKLAICVELDSELGGVAAYLGNYDDKLDVGVIFNGKSYAVVKIIKAKDE from the coding sequence ATGAAAATAAGCATAAATGATCAAATTTTAGAAGCAGATGAAGGCGAGAGCATCCTAAGTATCGCAAGAGCAAATGGAATTTATATCCCAGCTCTTTGCTATCTTAGCGGCTGCTCACCAACTCTTGCTTGTAGGCTTTGCATGGCCGAGGCAAATGGCAAAGTAGTTTATAGCTGCAATGCCAAAGCAAAAGAGGATATGCAAATTTATACAAACACGCCAGAAATCGCTGCCGAGCGAAATGCGATCATGCAGACTTACTGCGTAAATCATCCGATTCAATGTGGCGTTTGTGACAAAAGCGGCGAATGTGAACTACAAAATTTAACCACACATTTAAAAGTAAATGAACAAAAATTTGCCATCGTTGACACGCACAAACCACATAAAAAATGGGGGCTAATCAACTACGATCCAGCTCTTTGCATAGTCTGCGAAAGATGTGTCACTGTTTGTAAGGACAGGATAGGCGAGAGTGCACTAAAGACCGTACCAAGGGGCGTTGAAGTGCCAAAAGAACTAAAAGAGAGTATGCCAAAAGATGCCTACGCAGTTTTTAGCAAGATGCAAAAAAGCTTAATAGGCCCAAGCGTGGGCGAGAGTTTAGACTGCTCATTTTGTGGCGAGTGTATCAGTGTTTGCCCTACTGGAGCACTTATTAGTTCGCATTTTCAATATAGCACAAATATCTGGGAGCTAAACCCTGTCTCAGCTGCAAATCCGCATCAAAGCGACTGCGAGCTAATTTACTATGACATAAAAGAAAAGAGCACTAGCGACAGAAGTAAGCAAATTTACCGCGTCAGCAATGACTTTACATTTGGCGAGATAAGTGGAGCAGCTAGGTTTGGTTATGACTTTCACAACGAGCTTGCCTGTAAAAATGAAGAAAAATTTGAAGAGATTGTTTTAAATATTAAAAATGGCGCGATCAAAAATATAAAATTTAATAGCTTTATCACGAACGAAGAGGCCCTTATTTTAGAGCGTTTAAGAGAGAAATTTGATCTAAATTTAATAAACAATGAGGCGCTAAATTATCAAAAATTTTTAAATAAATTTAGCGAATTTAGTGGGCTTAGCTCATATAACGCAGACTATGAAGATATTAAAAATAGCGATTTTATCATCAGTGCTGGCAGTTTCTTAAGACACGAAAGCCCAGTGACAAGCTTTAAGTTAAATAATGCTTTAAAAATGAATAAAGCAGCTGGAATTTACTTTCATCACATAACCGATGAGGTCGTTAAAAAATATTCTAAAAATTTTATCTATGTAGCGCATGAAGCTGGAAAATTAGAGCAAATTGTACTTTTTATACTTAAAAACTGGGGTGAAAATTTACCTAGCGCACTTACATCAAAACTTGAAAATTTTGATGAAAATTTTGACTTAGATGTACCGGCTTTAAGTGATGGCAAAAGCAAATTTACGCTCATTTTAGGAAGCGATTTTTACACGGATGAAAATGCGAATTTACTAGCCGCACTTACTGGAGTGATCGCAAGAGCTACGCCGTTTCGTGTGATGCTAATACCACCACGCACAAACTCACTTGGCGTTGCTAAAATTTGCACTCTTGCAAGCGAGAAAAAGCCTGGCAAGACGCTTGGCTATAACGAAAATGGCAATTATAAATTTAGCATTTTTGAAGGTGACATCGATGCTAGCGCGCTAAATCAGCAAGAAGGCACATTTACAAGCATAAATAACGCCTTAGTGCCAACAAATGTAGCGATACCGCACAAAGGTTATTTTCTAAACGATATTGCAAATGCACTTGGACTAATGGCTAAAAATACGATTGATTACACGCCAAATTTACCAAAAGAAAAGGGTTATAAAGGCATTAAATTTGATGATTTAGAAAATTTTTACGCAAACGACGGCACAAGCCACATAGGTTATAAACTAGAAATTTCAAATTTCACGCCAAAAGAGGACATAGAGTCACTTTTTAAAGAAAAAAATGAGCCAAATTTAAAAGATGGCGAAGCTCTAGTTAGCCTTGCAAATCCTATAAATTTGCCATCATTTTTTGCAAACTATGCCACGCAAACAGCCAAAAGAGCGAAGCTTTATGCAAGTAGCGAATTTATGGCTAAATTTGAAATTTCACAAAATGAAGCAATTATTTTAGAAAAAGATGGGCACAAGCTTGCCATTTGCGTGGAGCTTGATAGCGAGCTTGGCGGAGTCGCTGCATATTTAGGTAATTATGACGATAAGCTTGATGTGGGGGTTATATTTAATGGCAAAAGCTACGCCGTAGTTAAAATTATAAAGGCAAAAGATGAGTGA
- the nuoH gene encoding NADH-quinone oxidoreductase subunit NuoH, with the protein MSETLFFVLSTIVKAVVILAVMASLAGLATYAERKVLAYMQRRVGPDMVGPAGILQIVADMIKLFTKEDIVPANTNKFIFLIAPLISAIAAFAALAPVPFLPEFEIFGHTLRPILSDINVGILYIAGVASVCVFSPLAAGLASYNKFALISAARAVVSLLSFEIVAGMALLSVVMVTSSLSLVDINNYQKGIFGWLIFKQPLAFLLFLIASFVECNRTPFCLTENETEIVAGYGTEYSGMRWAMFFIGEYTNMIAASIIITILFLGGFNEFLFIPGALMIILKSSIVFFFFLWVRASWAHLRVDQLSAFCWKILLPLGILNIVVTGFMLLI; encoded by the coding sequence ATGAGTGAAACACTATTTTTTGTGCTAAGCACTATCGTTAAAGCTGTGGTCATCTTAGCCGTCATGGCAAGCCTTGCAGGGCTTGCGACTTATGCTGAGAGAAAGGTATTAGCCTACATGCAGCGCCGCGTTGGGCCTGATATGGTAGGGCCAGCTGGAATTTTACAGATAGTAGCTGACATGATAAAACTCTTTACAAAAGAGGACATCGTACCAGCAAATACGAATAAATTTATCTTTTTAATAGCTCCACTAATATCAGCCATTGCCGCCTTTGCAGCGCTTGCACCTGTGCCGTTTTTGCCTGAGTTTGAAATTTTTGGACATACATTACGTCCGATTCTCTCAGATATAAATGTTGGTATTTTATACATCGCTGGTGTTGCTTCAGTTTGCGTCTTTTCTCCACTTGCAGCAGGTCTTGCAAGCTATAATAAATTTGCATTAATTAGTGCAGCTCGCGCAGTAGTCTCACTTCTTAGTTTCGAAATAGTCGCTGGCATGGCTCTTTTAAGCGTCGTAATGGTCACTAGCTCACTCTCACTTGTGGATATAAACAACTATCAAAAAGGAATTTTTGGCTGGCTTATATTTAAGCAGCCACTTGCCTTTTTGCTATTTTTAATAGCAAGCTTTGTGGAGTGCAATAGAACGCCATTTTGCTTAACAGAAAATGAAACAGAGATAGTGGCAGGCTATGGCACCGAGTATAGCGGCATGAGATGGGCGATGTTTTTCATCGGCGAGTACACAAATATGATCGCTGCTAGCATCATCATTACGATTTTATTTTTAGGTGGATTTAACGAATTTTTATTTATCCCAGGTGCTTTGATGATCATCTTAAAATCAAGCATTGTCTTTTTCTTTTTTCTTTGGGTAAGGGCTTCATGGGCACATTTAAGAGTTGATCAGTTAAGTGCATTTT